A genomic stretch from Malus domestica chromosome 15, GDT2T_hap1 includes:
- the LOC103439369 gene encoding uncharacterized protein isoform X1 codes for MAPRKRKLTAQEKEQVARVGAQLEALVARDTARGGSAERVTRSLNQTAASGSSAEPRPVAPARKKAKGAQKKKEPAKKVKPAAEEAEWEAVKEEKENSVESEAEAEAENKNEKGKEKLEDDGEATKHTGNEWDKRTIVIEHCRQCKSFKTRADEVKDGLEKGVPGIKVLLNPDKPRKGCFEIREEGGETFISLLDMERPFSEMEELNMEEVIADIIEKIK; via the exons TGGCGCCGAGGAAACGCAAGCTGACTGCGCAAGAGAAAGAGCAGGTGGCAAGGGTCGGCGCCCAGTTGGAGGCGCTGGTGGCTAGGGACACCGCTCGGGGGGGATCCGCTGAGCGAGTGACCCGGAGTTTGAATCAGACAGCTGCCAGTGGGAGCTCGGCTGAGCCCCGGCCAGTGGCGCCGGCGAGGAAGAAGGCCAAGGGAGCTCAGAAGAAAAAGGAGCCAGCCAAGAAGGTGAAGCCGGCGGCGGAAGAAGCGGAATGGGAGGCTGTGAAGGAAGAGAAGGAGAACTCCGTCGAGAGCGAGGCAGAGGCAGAAGCGGAGAACAAGAACgagaaagggaaagagaaacTGGAGGACGACGGAGAAGCTACGAAGCATACTGGCAACGAGTGGGACAAGAGGACCATTGTGATTGAGCACTG CAGGCAATGCAAGTCATTCAAGACAAGAGCTGATGAGGTGAAAGATGGCTTGGAGAAGGGCGTTCCTGGCATCAAAGTTCTACTAAACCCTGATAAG CCAAGAAAAGGATGCTTTGAGATACGGGAGGAAGGCGGCGAGACATTCATCAGTCTTCTG GACATGGAACGACCATTTTCAGAAATGGAGGAGCTGAACATGGAGGAAGTCATTGCCGATATAATTGAGAAGATCAAATGA
- the LOC103439369 gene encoding uncharacterized protein isoform X2, with protein MAPRKRKLTAQEKEQVARVGAQLEALVARDTARGGSAERVTRSLNQTAASGSSAEPRPVAPARKKAKGAQKKKEPAKKVKPAAEEAEWEAVKEEKENSVESEAEAEAENKNEKGKEKLEDDGEATKHTGNEWDKRTIVIEHWQCKSFKTRADEVKDGLEKGVPGIKVLLNPDKPRKGCFEIREEGGETFISLLDMERPFSEMEELNMEEVIADIIEKIK; from the exons TGGCGCCGAGGAAACGCAAGCTGACTGCGCAAGAGAAAGAGCAGGTGGCAAGGGTCGGCGCCCAGTTGGAGGCGCTGGTGGCTAGGGACACCGCTCGGGGGGGATCCGCTGAGCGAGTGACCCGGAGTTTGAATCAGACAGCTGCCAGTGGGAGCTCGGCTGAGCCCCGGCCAGTGGCGCCGGCGAGGAAGAAGGCCAAGGGAGCTCAGAAGAAAAAGGAGCCAGCCAAGAAGGTGAAGCCGGCGGCGGAAGAAGCGGAATGGGAGGCTGTGAAGGAAGAGAAGGAGAACTCCGTCGAGAGCGAGGCAGAGGCAGAAGCGGAGAACAAGAACgagaaagggaaagagaaacTGGAGGACGACGGAGAAGCTACGAAGCATACTGGCAACGAGTGGGACAAGAGGACCATTGTGATTGAGCACTG GCAATGCAAGTCATTCAAGACAAGAGCTGATGAGGTGAAAGATGGCTTGGAGAAGGGCGTTCCTGGCATCAAAGTTCTACTAAACCCTGATAAG CCAAGAAAAGGATGCTTTGAGATACGGGAGGAAGGCGGCGAGACATTCATCAGTCTTCTG GACATGGAACGACCATTTTCAGAAATGGAGGAGCTGAACATGGAGGAAGTCATTGCCGATATAATTGAGAAGATCAAATGA
- the LOC103424740 gene encoding fasciclin-like arabinogalactan protein 14: MENTKDSVILCLAFFLVFSSASAFDIVKLLEKQSDFSSFTNYLKETKLGDEINKRSTITVLAVDNGGISSISGKSQDVIKKILSAHVVLDYYDQKKLTNLVTSSKVSTLTTMLQSTGQAKDQQGFINLGKIDEGGLAFGSAVKGSKLNAKFVKSVVSQPFNISVLQISNVIEIPDISAASSPASSPKSSASPAPSPLKKSSSDAPSPSSEVSSPPVSGDASSASSPSADAPAGSSSSTTGSHREMAVGAGVVIMSLASLLFA, from the coding sequence ATGGAGAACACAAAGGACTCCGTCATCCTCTGCCTTGCCTTCTTCCTTGTCTTCTCTTCGGCTTCGGCCTTTGACATCGTCAAGCTTCTCGAGAAGCAGTCGGATTTCAGCAGCTTCACCAACTACCTCAAGGAGACCAAGCTCGGAGATGAGATCAACAAGCGCAGCACCATCACTGTGTTGGCAGTGGACAATGGGGGCATCTCAAGCATCTCCGGAAAATCCCAAGATGTGATCAAGAAGATCCTGAGCGCACACGTGGTTTTGGATTACTATGACCAGAAGAAACTGACCAATTTAGTTACTTCCAGCAAGGTGTCAACCCTAACCACAATGCTCCAGTCCACTGGCCAGGCCAAGGACCAGCAAGGGTTCATCAACCTCGGTAAGATAGACGAGGGAGGGCTCGCTTTCGGGTCAGCTGTCAAGGGCAGCAAGCTCAACGCCAAGTTCGTGAAATCCGTTGTCTCTCAGCCCTTCAACATTTCAGTTCTTCAAATCTCAAATGTGATTGAAATTCCTGACATTTCTGCTGCCTCGAGCCCTGCCAGCTCACCAAAATCCTCTGCCTCACCAGCTCCTTCTCCATTAAAGAAATCATCCTCTGATGCTCCCAGTCCTTCCTCTGAGGTTTCATCCCCACCTGTTTCTGGTGATGCTTCATCTGCATCCTCACCATCTGCTGATGCACCAGCCGGATCATCAAGCTCTACCACTGGTTCACACCGTGAGATGGCTGTTGGCGCTGGAGTGGTGATCATGAGCTTGGCTTCCCTTTTGTTTGCTTAA
- the LOC103415486 gene encoding fasciclin-like arabinogalactan protein 14, which yields MEHGILFSSFFLALFLLFSASSAFNITKILEKQSDFSNFNSLLSETKLANEINKRKTITILAVDNGGVGGLSGQSSDLTKKILSVHVILDYYDSDKLKKLFKSNKSVTLTTMFQSTGQARHQQGFITVSVKDNHISFASAYKGNNNGGNHVNLVKSVVSQPYNISVLQVGSIIDVPDIENTDSAPAQSPKSAKAPSPSKSKKGGDDGAPSPSEDDESSSDKAPAPSKKKHDKDDKDEKSSPPKPSDDDSSSDSAPAPAPSSPAPSAASRTRGIVAVGTAVLIMGLASLLAA from the coding sequence atggaacATGGCATcctcttctcctccttcttccttgccctcttcctcctcttctccgCCTCGTCGGCCTTCAACATCACCAAGATCTTAGAGAAGCAGTCGGACTTCTCCAACTTCAACAGCCTCCTCTCCGAGACAAAGCTAGCTAACGAGATCAACAAACGTAAAACCATCACCATACTCGCCGTGGACAATGGCGGCGTTGGAGGCCTCTCCGGACAATCCTCTGACCTAACCAAGAAAATCCTGAGCGTCCACGTTATCTTGGATTACTACGACTCGGACAAGCTTAAAAAGCTCTTCAAATCAAACAAGTCTGTAACTCTCACCACAATGTTCCAATCGACCGGTCAGGCTCGCCACCAACAAGGTTTCATCACCGTTTCGGTGAAAGACAACCATATCTCATTTGCATCCGCATACAAGGGCAACAATAATGGCGGCAATCACGTCAACCTCGTTAAGTCGGTTGTTTCCCAACCCTACAACATTTCAGTTCTCCAAGTGGGGTCCATCATCGACGTGCCTGACATCGAGAACACCGACTCTGCCCCCGCCCAATCACCAAAGTCTGCCAAGGCTCCCAGCCCCTCGAAGTCTAAGAAAGGAGGTGATGACGGGGCTCCCAGTCCGTCGGAAGACGATGAGTCATCATCTGACAAGGCTCCAGCCCCATCAAAGAAAAAACACGACAAAGACGACAAAGACGAAAAATCCTCGCCACCAAAGCCATCTGATGATGACTCGTCGTCAGATAGTGCTCCAGCTCCTGCACCCTCGTCACCTGCTCCATCTGCGGCCTCACGCACTCGTGGGATCGTGGCTGTTGGTACCGCGGTTTTGATCATGGGGTTGGCTTCACTTTTGGCAGCTTAA